From Pelodiscus sinensis isolate JC-2024 chromosome 23, ASM4963464v1, whole genome shotgun sequence:
AGAGTCAATACAGCAGGCTTAGTGTTTGTAACAATTGTCAGTTTACTCAAAAATCTCTTCTTCTTTAGACAACCCAAGACAGAATTACTAGATGTGACTATCAAGCCTAGCTGTGCAACTCCCAGGTTTCATCCTTTACCATGCTTTGTTAGAATCccacataaaatgtatttaaacacCAACATGCTGAGCCATACCCATACACAAGGTGTGAAATCCTGGTGCTGTTTAAATCGGTGGCAAAACacctattgacttcagcagggccaggatttcaccaaaCACATCAAAATAATTTAATCCTAGGAATGCATCTCCTTTATGAATTGCTTAAAATATGCTGTATATGCCCTCCTGTGACATACAGCCTATATTCACCCTGGGGCAATtactattctttttaaaaaacttacCCAGAAACCTCAAATAAAGCTACTGACCTGGATAAATGATTTTTTCAACTGTGAACTCTATCCAAGAAGAGAGAGCAGCTAGATTATACTCAAAACTGTGGTTTAGGAGGAAAGAGTCCAAGGACAAACTTCTGGGATTATTGATCGCTGTCACCAAATACTCAGAATAATGGAACAGTGACAAGGAACACATATACCTAGAAAAGAAGAAACCACCCAAATTTAAGCTGAACTTAATTTATTGAAAAACTCCAGTTACATTTTGCTGTGTTTTTTTCTGGAATCCTGTTTTGAAATCCAGGGTACTCTGTTGACCGTTCAGCAGCATAACTAGAATTCTGCAACTCTTATTCTCCACTATCTATACAAATGTTACGAACAAACATATCATTTATATAAGGTTACATATAcatgtatattaaaaacaaaactgttaAGACTTTCATTTAGGAAGAACTGGATGCTTCACGCATTAGTAATAAAGTTTTACCTAATGCATATAAAGCAGACCACAGCAGCAGGTAGAGACTGTAAGGAAACGATGGGCAATGTAGGCTAGTAAGTGGGCCGcgttcatctcagtgggccgcaagctTGCAGTAATCAGAATGCCTCCCAGAATTAGCTAGTTTtgttaactgcacttgcatacctaaaatttgcagggtgtgcagacagaaccatagcagtgcttcaattggatgcagaaggggcaTGCAtctctcagtcaatgttgtgtgcaatcagcatgcacctcacttaaCATGCAtgttactttagtaataccaATGGGGAGGAAAAACACTACTTGGACAGAAACCAACACATTCTGACACCCTTGCGTGTGGaccacagtaaacaaaatgtcttgtgggctacACACAGAAGCTTGATAAGCTGCATGCGGGCCAGTTTGCTCACCACTGCTGTAAGTAATAATACCACAATGGCGCACACATCCTGCAAAAGCAGGAGTATTGAATAAATAACCAAATGGTACATTTCCCTCAATCTAGGATTTCTAGAATAGACTATCCAATCTGTCACCTCTCCGCCACTGATGTGAGGACATGTAAGCACCCTGCATGTGAAATCTCTCAACTGCCAGTGGGCAGCACTCTGCGACAAAGGCCAGGAGGGAATCAGACCTGTTCAATCTTTGGCTTTCTCCTCAGTGACAATGATGCAGGTTTGCTGATGCAGCATGAGCAACAGGACCAGAGCCAGGCAGGCCCAGGTCTCCCGCACCACAGTCACCGTGTTGGGACACaccagctgccctgggccccgctcaCCCAAACCCTTTCCTTACCAGCCGAAGTGCTGCCACGAGGACTGTGCGAAACTCAGCAGTAAGCCGCAGCCGCAGGCAAAGCCCAAGAAGCAGGCTCGGATGGCGATCTGCACACAACAACGAGCAATCAACAGAGATGCAGCTCCCGCCcgggcccagctcccccccccccccgtttcctcccccccctccgcccgggcccagctcccccccccccgtttcctcccccccctccgcccgggcccagcttcccccccccccgtttcctctccccccctccgcccgggcccagcttcccccccccccccgtttcctctccccccctccgcccgggcccagcttccccccccccccgtttcctctccccccctccgcccgggcccagcttcccccccccccgtttcctctccccccctccgcccgggcccagcttccccccccccccgtttcctctccccccctccgcccgggcccagcttcccccccctgtttcctctccccccccccgcccgggcccagcttcccccccccccgtttcctccccccccccccgcccgggcccagcttccccccccgtttcctcccccccccccgcccgggcccagcttccccccccccgtttcctctccccccctccgcccgggcccagcttccccccccccgtttcctctccccccccgcccgggcccagcttcccccccccgtttcctctcccccccccgcccgggcccagcttcccccccccgtttcctctccccccccccgcccgggcccagcttcccccccccccgtttcctcccccccccccgcccgggcccagcttcccccccccgtttcctcccccccccccgcccgggcccagcttccccccccGGCTCCACAGCCGGGCCCGCCCCGCCCTCGCCAAGCGCCGGCTGAgcggccgcgggggggggggcgccgggcccCGCCCGCACCTGGTAGAGCGGCGGCcggtagagcagcagcagcagcgcgttgacccccgccccgtgcagcgcCAGCGCCGCCCGCCCCTGGAGCCCGGGCCCGGCCGGCAGCGCCACCACCGAGGCGCCGAGCAGGAAGGCGGCCAGGCTGGCCCGGCCCTCGGGCGGCAGCCTCCCTCCCGCGGCGGCCATGACGGCGGCCCGCCACCCCGCCGCGCGCGAGCGTCCCCACGCACCTCTCGCGAGAGCCGCGCGCGCTCCAATCTCGCGAGAGGCCCGGCCCGCCGCCCTTGCGAGTCCCCGCCccgggcatgctgggaagggtcGAGGCGCGCGCAGCGCACTCCCGGGGCATGCGCAGAGCGAGGGCCGTTGCCCCCCGCCGTTCTTCCCATGCTCGCGTGGCGTCCGCGGGCTGCCAACTCTCCCGACCGGACACGGCGGCAGCAAAGGCGCCCGgccgggagagttggcaactccGTGGCCCCGTTCGCATATTTTCCTTCCTGGCCTGTCCGGTGGCTCACGGCCCGGGCTCAGCGGCCGGAGGGGAGGTGCAAAGCCGCAACCCCCGGGCCGCGCTAGGGCAgcgcctccctcccggccctttTATACCGCGGGCCCGCACGCTCGGCGCGCCGCTAGCCCTGCATTTGCATATTCAGTATGCAAATAGCGAATATGCAAATAACACGGTCCCAGgcgccccgcccccggagccGCGCGCCCGGCTGCATTCAGCTCGCGCAGCCCGGGCCGGACCCTGCGCTGCGGGCTGGGCTGAGCGTCCGAGCCCTGGGGGGGCAGTGTCCGGGGGGGCGcgtgccccccccaggccagtgGGTGCAACAAACTTTCTCATGAGCTAGTAGAAGCAAATCgtggctgcgcccccccccacaccgtgtggagggggggttcgggggggggggctgaggatgCAGATTTGGGGCATCGGAGGTGGCTCCcgctttggggggcagggctggggcagcaggtgctGACCTCAAGCAGCTCGCACTCAGCGGTGCAGTGgacagggggctaaggcagcttcctgcctgtcctggcaacgcagaccatgctgcgccccaggagagccagcagcaggttcccagccagtgggagtgcgggactagtgctgggggaggggcagtgtggggcgccCTCTGCACTCTCCCCCGCCGCCACCGGGgatccaggcctgctgctggccacttctggggcgcagtgcaatctgtggtgccaggacaggcaggaagctgcctcagctccccccccaccaccaccaccactcacctgatccccctgcagcaaggacactcagtgcctgacattccaccacccagtgcTGGATCCCGACCCATCCCTTGAAAATCACTGCTGCGTGCAACAGAAAATGCAGGGAAGAATTTATCTTCAGGTCCCCAAATTGTATGAAAACCAGTATCAAAGTGGCAGACTCTTAACTAATTGTTTAttaagaagcaaaatgcaggacaatgtagcactttaaagactaacaagatggtttatcatctaataaaccatcttgttagtctttaaagtgctacattgtcctgcattttgcttcaactaccccagactaacacggctacatttctatcactttattAAGAAGAAATCTCTCTTTACAAATGGTATCCCACTATAACAGCCCAAATAATCATCTCATTTATACTCTTTCTTCATG
This genomic window contains:
- the ICMT gene encoding protein-S-isoprenylcysteine O-methyltransferase, with amino-acid sequence MAAAGGRLPPEGRASLAAFLLGASVVALPAGPGLQGRAALALHGAGVNALLLLLYRPPLYQIAIRACFLGFACGCGLLLSFAQSSWQHFGWYMCSLSLFHYSEYLVTAINNPRSLSLDSFLLNHSFEYNLAALSSWIEFTVEKIIYPEMKQITWLSAVGLLMVIFGECLRKAAMLTAGSNFNHIVQNEKSDTHTLVTSGVYGWFRHPSYVGWFYWSIGTQVLLCNPICVVGYTLASWRFFKERIEEEEMTLIHFFGEEYLKYKKRVPSGLPFIKGIKVEL